In the Budorcas taxicolor isolate Tak-1 chromosome 1, Takin1.1, whole genome shotgun sequence genome, caggaggaaatatCATAAAAATGGGAAAGGACATGTGTGTGACCTCTGTACAAGGAATTAAGTGGAAGAAAGTCTTCAGTGTAGGTCCAAACCACAGCCAAACCAGAACCTGCTCCATGCAGTCATCTTTCCTTGTGGTGGACAGACAGTGGGAGGGGATCTAGAAAGCTATAACTCTGAGACCCAGTGATCCAGCAAAGAGCACTGCTTCCTAACTCAGAGGGAAAGCGTGCCCTCCCTTGAGGAGACTCTGACACCTGAATTGGAtctgaagcagcagcagaagtcagTAGGCCCAGGAGCTCAGCTCAAGCCATATCTCTTCTAACTTCAGATAGATATAGCAAATGCTGATTTGATGGCAGCAGTGTGAGTAAGAGTGTCACAAAGAGCAGGTGTATGTGGCCATTTGGGTGTGTCTTTTCAACTGCACAGCTTACTTTAGAAGATGATGGCATGTTTCTGATTCTGAAAGGAGCAGAAGATTCTGGAGCAAACAGTATTCTGGGCAGTGGCTTGGGAGTCCTCAAGCCTCCAAGGAGCACACCTGAATTCCACATGTGAGGTGAGAATCCTCAGAACCAATCCATGGAGACCTCGGAGCTACTGGAGAAGTCTGAGatggataaaaagaaataataagaggTGTGAAAGGAAGATGATCAACTTGTTTGACCTCTGAGAAAAATCTTTTGAGACCCCTCAAGcccgataaaagacagaaatagtatggactaaacagaagcagaagatattaagaggtggcaagaatacacagaagaactatacaaaaaacatcttcatgacccagataatcacgatggtgtgatcactcacctagagccagacatcctggaatgtgaagtcaagtgggccttaggaagcatcactacaaacaaagctagtggaggtgatggaattccagttgagctatttcgaatcctaaaagatgatactgtgaaagtgctgcactaaatatgtcggcaaatttggaaaactcagcagtggccacaggaactGAAAAAGGTccgttctcattccaatcccaaagaaaggcaatgccaaaaatgctcagactaccacacaattgcactcatctcacatgctagtaatgttcaGAATTccccaagccaagcttcagcaatacatgaaccgtgaacttccagatgttcaagctggttttagaaaaggcagagaaactagagatcaaattgctaacatctgctggatcatggaaaaagcaagagagttccagaaaaacatctatttttgctttattggctatgccaaagcctttaactgtgtggaccataacaaactgtggaaaattctgaaagccatGGGAATActagagcacctgacctgcctcttgagaaacctatctgcaggtcaggaagcaacagttagaactggacatggaacaacagactggttccaaacaggaaaaggtgtacgtcaaggctgtatattgtcaccctacttatttaacttctatgcatactacaccatgagaaacgctgggctggaagaagcacaagctggaatcaagattgctgggagaaatatcaataacctcagatatgcagatgataccacccttatggcagaaagtgaaaaggaactaagaagcctcttgatgaaagtgaaagaggagagtgaaaaagttggcttaaagctcaacattcagaaatctaagatcatggcatctggtcccatcacttcatgggaaatagatggggaaacaatggaaacagtggctgactttattttgggggggctccaaaatcactgcagatggtgatttcagcgatgaaattaaaagatgcgctCAGATCCTGACAGTGCAGCAGCCCGCAGCCTCAGCCAGAGAGTCTCAGCCGCTTTCAATGGAGGAGAAGCCCGGCCAGCCACAGTCTCAGCACCATcacccccagcagcagcagcagcagcagccgcaccaccatcaccattattaTTTCTACAATCACAGccacaaccaccatcaccaccaccatcaccagcagCCTCACCAATACCTGCAGCATGGAGCCGAGGGCAGCCCCAAGGCCCAGCCAAAGCCGCTGAAACATGAGCAGAAACACGCCCTCCAGCAGCACCAGGAAACGCCGAAGAAGAAAACAGGCTATGGTGAACTAAATGGTAATgctggagaaagagaaatatctttaAAGAGCCTGGGTTCTGAGGAAGCTACCAACCCTATTTCCAGGGTCCTCAATGGCAACCAACAAGTTGTAGACACTAATCTGAAGCAGACTGTAAAGTCCAGCACCTTTGGGAAAGCAGGAATTAAAACCAGGaattttattcagaaaaacaGTATGGACAAAAAGAATGGGAAGTCTTATGAAAATAAATCTGGAGAGAACCAATCTATAGACAAGACTGATACTGTAGCAATTCCAAATGGTGTTGTAACAAATAATTCTGGCTATATTACTAATGGTTATATGGGCAAAGGAGCAGATAATGATGGTAGTGGATCTGAGAGCGGATATACCACTCCTAAAAAAAGGAAAGCTAGGCGCAATAGTGCCAAGGGTTGTGAAAACCTTAATTTAGTGCAGGACAAAATAATGCAACAAGAGACCAATGTCCCAACCTTAAAACAGGGACTTGAAACTTTCAAGCCTGACTACAGTGAACAAAAGGGAAGTCGAGTAGATGGTTCAAAGCCTATTTGGAAGTATGAAACTGGGCCTGGAGGAACAAGTCGAGGAAAACCTGCTGTGGGTGATATGCTTCGGAAAAGCTCTGATATTAAGCCTGGTGTGAGCAGCAAAAAGTTTGATGATCGGCCCAAAGGAAAGCATACTTCTGCTGTTGCCTCCAAAGAGGACTCGTGGACCCTGTTTAAACCACCCccagtttttccagtggacaATAGCAGTGCTAAAATCGTTCCTAAAATAAGTTATGCAAGCAAAGTTAAGGAAAACCTCAACAAAACTGTACAGAACTCTTCTGTGTCACCATCTTCATCTTCATCCTCCTCATCATCTACTGGGGAAACTCAGACCCAAGCTTCAAGTCGATTATCCCAGGTCCCTATGTCAGCGCTGAAATCTGTTACTTCGGCCAGCTTTTCTAATGGGCCAGTTATAGCAGGGACTGATGCAAGTGTGTATTCTCCAGGGGGTCAGCCACTGCTAACTACTGCTGCTAATACTCTAACACCCATCTCTTCTGGGACTGATTCAGTCCTCCAAGACATGAGTCTGACTTCAGCAGCTGTTGAACAAATTAAGTCCGGCCTTTTTATCTACCCTTCAAATATGCAAACTGTGCTGTTGAGCACAGCACAAGTGGATCTACCCTCTCAGACAGATCAGCAAAACCTGGGAGATATCTTCCAGAATCAGTGGGGTTTATCATTTATCAATGAAGCCAGTGCTGGCCCTGAAACTGTTACTGGGAATTCATCAGATCATAAAGTGATGGAGGTGACATTTCAAGGGGAATATCCTACCACTTTGGTTTCACAGGGTGCTGAAATAATCCCCTCAGGAACTGAGCATCCTGTGTTTCCCAAGGCATATGAGCTGGAAAAACGGACTAGTCCTCAAGTTCTGGGTAGCATTCTAAAATCTGGGACTACTAGTGAGAGTGGAGCCTTATCCTTGGAACCCAGTCATATAGGTGACCTGCAAAAAGCAGACACCAGTAGTCAAGGTGCTTTAGTGTTTCTCTCAAAGGACTATGAGATAGAAAATCAAAATCCTCTGGCGTCTCCTACAAACACTTTGTTAGGCTCCGCCAAAGAACAGAGATACCAGAGAGGCCTAGAAAGGAATGATAGCTGGGGTTCTTTTGACCTGAGGGCTGCTATTGTATATCACACTAAAGAAATGGAATCTGTTTGGAATTTGCAGAAGCAAGATCCCAAAAGGATAATCACTTACAATGAAGCCATGGATAGTCCAGATCAATGAAGGACCAGACTGCCTATTTGTAACCTTTCTGCAGCATTAGAGCCACCGTTCATGGGGGACACAAGGCTTTTATGCTCCTAGATCTTCAACGCAGCAGAGGAACCATAAGTAGAATCACaggataatatatacaaatatatatatatatatatacattatatatatatagttattttaaaaaaggcaacTGAAAGTAATTAGACTTCTTaaggaaacaaatttatttcaAGAGACTACACATGGTTATTTAATCTCCGGTACtgaatagttttgttttgtttttagtttttgtttttaagtgtgAATGCAAGTGATTAATGAATATGGACTTATTAACAAGCGTGGTTCTAAAGTTCCTGCTGTCATCACCTTGGGCAACTAATGACCCACTGGAAAGGCAAATCCACTTTAAAAGATCTCTGTATCTTGTTCTGTGACTAAAGTATACACTAATATCGGGGAACCCAGAATGATTCAACATTTTCCCCCACTCCTCCCTTGATCTTTTGGTTATACTTTGAACCCTGCGAGAATGCTGGATAAAATGCCTTGAAGTTTGCAGGGGTctctatatatttcttttttttttttttttagcgaaTATGATTTGCATGTCTTGCCAGGAATAAGCAGCCTCTGTGGGGTGttgggaaatattttctttgtttccttttatctttttgtggggtggggggatagGGGAGGGCATTGAAGTTCTACAGTTCTGAAATAGTTGGTGGTACATAGTTTCACTTGGCTTTGGTTACCTATTGGACTTTAAAAACTTCATGAGTGTCATTTAAACAAAAGTTACAGAACAAACAATTGGCTTTAGATATTTAATCTGGAAAAATCCTCCTGTACCCATGTTCTAACATAACTGTGTAAGTGGGAGCAAAAATGTATTCTGCTTTTCAACTGTAGGTGCTCCAGACTTGCTCTCTGTCACTAACACTAAATGtgctatttttcttgtttttcatcaAACATCTGAAGAGAAACTTCTGTACCTTTCtgtaaattctttttaatttctcagaaatctaaaaggggaagaaaaaagtcCATGAAAACTAAAGCTTCATGTTTTTTAGCCAGTGAGGAGGTAATAAACCCTGCCTATAGAAGGTGTGTTTTCATGCAAACTATACTTCTGAGCTTATTAGCTtctaattatatcttaataaatatattttattactagaaaaaaaaaagaaattaaaagatgcttacttcttggaaggaaagttatgaccaacctagacagcatattaaaaagcagagaaattactttgtcaacaaagggccatctagtcaaggctatggtttttccagcagtcatgtatggatgtgtgagttggatgataaagaaagctgagtgccaaagaattgatgcttttgaactgtggtgttggagaagacgcttgagagtcccttggactgcaaggagaccaaccagtccatcctaaaggagatcagtcctgggtgttcattggaagaactgatgttgaagatgaaactccaatactttggccacctgaggcaaagagctgactcatttgaaaagaccctgatgatgggaaagattgagggcaggaggagaaggggacgacagaggatgagatgattagatggtatcaccaactgaatggatgtgagtttgggtaaactccagaagttggtgatggacagggaggcctggtgtgctgcggttcatagggttgcaaagagttggacaggactgagtgactgaactgaactgaagctctgatCTGCTGGTGGCTCTcctttttttaacatataaaactAGTCATGTCTCTGCTCATCCTACTCATGTCACAGGAAATAAAAATCCAACGGACTACCAGTTGCAGTGTGGTCTGGACCCAAAGCATGATGGAAACTAAAATATGGTTTTCTTTATGTCATCACATAACCAACAGTTAAGCCATAAAAATTTGCCAAGTTTCAAATTCAGTTGTGGTTTAGCGAGAGGCTGAGTTTATAAGTGAATCTGAGGGTGTCAGGTTTCAGATTGGTCTGAGAAGAAAGGAGTGGGGTTGAAGTGACCCAGTGCCTGCTGGAAGCATTTTTGCATCATTCAACTATTCCAGACTTCATCCCGGGAGCTGGTTCAGATAAGGAGTGTCCCACCCACTGATCAAACCAGGGAGGGCTGGCTGCCTTGAGAGCACTGTGGGAAGCCAGCATAGTGAAGAGCCTACACAATTTGCCAGTACTATTCTCTGGTTCCTAACAATCAAAATGTGAGTAAAAGAAGAGATCAAAAGCAAAGGTCAGGTTTTCCAACCAAGAAAGATAGCAATAgcagaatttttttaatgctgaatacagaaataagaaagaataagACTTTTAATCCTGGTTTAGTTACTAACAAAAGTGAGTACCTTTCCTTCTCTGCGCTGTTTCTATGCCTGTAAAGTAGGAGGTATGAGCTCAGTAAGCAAAATGCCTTCTGCTTTCTAATGGAGTAGAGGGTTTGTGGCATGTGTTTCAGCTGTTGAGGTTCTTACTTCTCTttattggccttccctggtggctcagatggtaaagaatctgcctgcaatgcaggagatgtgagtttgatctttATAGTCGATAGCATGATTGTTTAATCAGCTGTTCTCTCACAAGACTTTCAGTTTCTCGAGAGCAGGCACCATGCCTCCCATGTCCACCACTGAGAACCCAGCAGCCTGCATTGCTTGATAAATATCTGTTGGAGGAACGAAAAGCAAAGCCATCTCCAATGCCTCTAAGAGGCAGCTCTTAGACACTATGAAAACATGACTAGAGTCTTTAGTCAACTTAGAAAGAGGTGACTTGatataaatcttaaaaagtaAGCCAAGATCAGTcctttcattttgcttctttaaGTTTTTATAAAAGCCCAATGATGTATTATAATAACACATCATTGTTATACATCCAAAAATATTTCTCACATCTCTGATATGGATAACTCTACCATCCTATTATGACTTCCATAAAAACCATAATTGGAAACTGCATTCCAAGTCAGCTATCCCACATCATCCAAGTCTCCCTCTCTCCACCACAAGAATTAATATTCGTATGATGTCAATaacacaaagcaatctacagtaatctctatcaaaattccaacagCTATTTTTTGTTGAAATTGAAAGGCTTACCTTCAAATTCCTATGGCATTGCAGGGGCCTCTGAGTAGCCAgaacaaactgaagaaaaaagaaaaaagttgaaagaCTCTCCTTTGCCAATTCTAAAATTTACTACAAAGCCACGGAACATTGTGATACCACCATAAAGATAAATATGTGGTCCAAAAGGATAGAAATTATCCAGAAGtgtaattgatttttgacaagggtgccgATTCCATTTAATGGACAAAGAAGAGCCTCTTTCACAGTTGGTGCCAGGACAACTGCCTTCttgcatgcaaaagaataaagttggacctCTACCTCTCTCCATATACAAAAACTAACTTAAAATGAATCAAGTTCCTAAATATGATGGATAAACACATaaaattcttggaagaaaacatacAATTAAATAATCACGACCTTGAATTTAGCAGTGGATTagtagatatgacaccaaaagcacatggaagaaaaaaatagatgatttaaacttcatcaaaatgaaaaacttttgtgcatcaaagagcattacatatttaaaaaatgagaagacaacctacagaaaatcatgtatctgaaaggcttaatatccagaatatttaaaaagaagtcttgcaagctcaaaaaaaaaaaaatagacaacccAACTTTAAAATGGGTAAAGGatatgaaaagacatttttccaaagaagacacacatatGACcgataagcatatgaaaagatgctcaacatcagtagccatcagggaaatccaaatcaaaaccacaattggATTCCACTTCACACCCGCTATGAtggctattttttctttttaatgcaaaATAACAAGGTTTGGTTGtgaaggatatggagaaactggagtATTCATATTTTGTTGCTGAAAACGTAAAATGATGTAGCCATTGTATGAAACAGTTCATGTGCGTGTTAGGTcctttcagttatgtctgacactttgtgaccctatgagctgtagcccgccaagtggtttagtggttcctcaaaaagttaaacttaGAATGCCATTTGCCTGAGCAATTTCATTCtgtgggaaacaaactcactcagaaggacaatgcagatagtggagtgcagtttattacaccggcaggcccaaggcagaatctcctcttagccaaggatcccgaccagtttttgtgaaaacctcaTATACCTTAAGTGTATAaggttccctgaaactagtctgaaccaaggaaaaagaaagatacaatgaaAGTTAATCCGTgatcatatgccttaagccttgCTAGTTAACAGTgaacaattatcaataggcctgtagTCAtatcccaataagcataatagaatgtatgattctattcagttacatagataattagggtattcttttaggtgatggagagccctggggctcttccttccaggggCCTGGTTTACCAGATGGTGTGTTGtgtccatagatactgggcatatagctcaaagtccacagtccagcccaagatgaagtcctgctttcaagatagagcctgttctgtttcctccttcaattcCTAGGTAAGAGTTAAAAACAGCCATTGAAGCAAGTACAGGTACatgtatgtttcagttcagttcagtcgctcggtcaagtccgactctttgtgaccccatggactgcaccatgccaggcttccctgtccatcgtcaactcctggagcttgctcaaactcacgtccatcaagtcaatgatcccatctaaccatcttgtcctctgtcatccccttttgctcctgccttcaatctttcccagcatcagggtatttttctaatgagtaggctctgtatatcaggtggccaaagtattggactttcagcttcaacatcagtccttccaatgaatattcaggactaattccctttatgattgactggtttgatctccttgcagtccaagagactctcaagagtcttctccaataccacagttcaaaaacatcaatttttcagtgctcaggtttatttttggtccaactctcatgtccatacatactattggaaaaaccatagctttgactatacagacctttgttggcaaagtaatgtctctgctttttaatatactgtctagttttgtcgtaacttttcttcaaaggggcaagcatcttttaatttcatggctgcagtcaccatccacaatgattttggagccccaaaaaagaaaatctgtcactgtttcctgtttccccatctattcgccatgaattgatgggaccagatgccatgatcttcgtgggttttttttttttttttttttggatgttgagtgttaagccagctttttcactctcctctttcactttcatcaagaggccctttagttcctcttcactttctgccataagagtggtgtcatctgcatatctgaggttattgatatttgtcccagcaatcttgattccagctttgcttcatccagcctggcatttcacataatgtaccctgcatttaagttaaataagcagggtgacaatatacagccttgacatactcctttcccaatttggaacctgtccgttgttccatgtccgattctgactgttccttcttgacctgcatacagatttctcaggaggcaggtcaggtggtctgatattcccatcttttgaagaatttttcacagtttgttgtgatccacacagtcaaaggctttagcatagtcagtgaagcagaagtagatgtttttctggaactcccttgctttttttatgatccaacagatgctggcaatttgatctctggttcttctgccttttctaaatccagcttgtacatctggaagttctccattcatgtactgttgaaatctagcttggagaattttgaaattacttcgctagcatgtgagatgagtgcaattgtgtggtagtttgaacattctgtggcatttcctttctttgggattggaatgaaaaatgaccttttccagtcctgtggccactgctgagttttccaaatttgctggcatattgagtatagcactttcacagcatcatcttttaagatttgaaatagctcagctggaattccatcacctccactagctttgtttgtagtgatgcttcctaaggcccatttggcttcacactccagaatttctggctttagatgagtgatcacaccattgtggttatctgggtcattaaaatcttttttgtatatctcttctgtgtattcttgccacctcttcttattatcttctgcttctcttaggtccataccatctgtcctttattgagcccatctttgcatgaaatgttcccttggtatttctgattttcttgaagagatctctagtctttcccattctattgttttcctctatttctttgcattgatcactgagaaaggctttcttatctctccttgctattctttgcaactctgcattcagatggatatagctttctttttctcctttgcattttgcttctcttcttttctgttatttgtaaggcctcctcagacaaccactttgcctctttgcatatctttttcttggggatggttttgatcaccgcctcctgtacaatgttacgaacctccatccatagtttcaggcactctgtctatcagatctaatcccttgaatctatttgacacctccactgtataattgtaagggatttgatttagttcctacctgaatggtctagtggttttccctactttcttcaatttaagttgaatttggcaataaggagttcatgatctgagccacagtcagctcccagtcttgtttatgctgactgtatagaacttctccatctttggctgcaaagaatataatcaatctgatttttggtattgaccatctggtgatgtgcatgtgtagaatcatctcttgtgttgttggaagagggtgtttgttatgaccagttcATTCTATTGCCAAAACTCTGGtagcccttgccctgcttcattttgtactccaaggccaaacttggcagttacttcaggtatctcttgacttcttagtttgcattccagtcccctatgatgaaaagaacatctttttttggtgttagcttTAGAAcatcttgcaggtcttcatagaaccattcaagttcTGCTTCTCCACCATAAgtggcatagatttggattactgtgtattggatggtttgccttggaaacaaacagagatcattctgttgtgttTGAGACTGCACcagagtactgcattttggaccctttgttgactatgagggctactccatttcttctaaggcattcttgcccacagtaatagatataatggtcatctgaattaaattcacccattccggtccattttagttgactgattcctaaaatggtgatgttcattcttgccatctcctgtttgaccacttccaatttatcttgattcatggacctaacattccagattcctatgcaatattgttctttacagcatcagactttacttccatcaccactcacatccacaactgagcgttgttttcactttggctcagcctcttcattctctctggagctatttcttctctttttttccagtagcatattgggcatctaccagcctggggagttcatcttacagtgtcatatctttttgccttttcctactgttcatgggactctcaaggaaagaatattgaagtggtttgcaattCCCTTTTCCAATGGaccacatataaacatatatgtttacagaagtactatttacaatagccaaagtgAGAAAAGAGTCAAAACAcctatcaacaaatgaatggataaactaaaCTTGATATATACAAAGGAGTAttaattattcagccataaaaaattagGAGGTACTGGCACTTGCTGTGACACGAATGAATGCTGAAAACATTatgtaagtgaaagaagtcagacacaaaaagacaaagattgtGTGGTTTCATTTATATGAGATATCCAGGATagataaatccatagagacagatcAGACTTCCCCCGCAGGGACTTGGGGAAGATTGTCCTGGAGAGAAATTCCTTAATGGTTAAGGAGGTTTACTATGGGATGATAGAAATAGTTTGTAACTAGATAGAAATGATGGTTGCACACCATTGTGAGCGTAATTAAGgccactgaattgttcacttaatctggttaatt is a window encoding:
- the LOC128053965 gene encoding FMR1-interacting protein NUFIP2, giving the protein MEEKPGQPQSQHHHPQQQQQQQPHHHHHYYFYNHSHNHHHHHHHQQPHQYLQHGAEGSPKAQPKPLKHEQKHALQQHQETPKKKTGYGELNGNAGEREISLKSLGSEEATNPISRVLNGNQQVVDTNLKQTVKSSTFGKAGIKTRNFIQKNSMDKKNGKSYENKSGENQSIDKTDTVAIPNGVVTNNSGYITNGYMGKGADNDGSGSESGYTTPKKRKARRNSAKGCENLNLVQDKIMQQETNVPTLKQGLETFKPDYSEQKGSRVDGSKPIWKYETGPGGTSRGKPAVGDMLRKSSDIKPGVSSKKFDDRPKGKHTSAVASKEDSWTLFKPPPVFPVDNSSAKIVPKISYASKVKENLNKTVQNSSVSPSSSSSSSSSTGETQTQASSRLSQVPMSALKSVTSASFSNGPVIAGTDASVYSPGGQPLLTTAANTLTPISSGTDSVLQDMSLTSAAVEQIKSGLFIYPSNMQTVLLSTAQVDLPSQTDQQNLGDIFQNQWGLSFINEASAGPETVTGNSSDHKVMEVTFQGEYPTTLVSQGAEIIPSGTEHPVFPKAYELEKRTSPQVLGSILKSGTTSESGALSLEPSHIGDLQKADTSSQGALVFLSKDYEIENQNPLASPTNTLLGSAKEQRYQRGLERNDSWGSFDLRAAIVYHTKEMESVWNLQKQDPKRIITYNEAMDSPDQ